The following are encoded together in the Vigna unguiculata cultivar IT97K-499-35 chromosome 2, ASM411807v1, whole genome shotgun sequence genome:
- the LOC114171220 gene encoding tryptophan synthase beta chain 1-like codes for MACKLQGTLIRCHSRSSKFIDQKERAASVVAQALVTHQTKLPQLNVTYVPPPTPSMDNNPFQTPQKKELPISTSGKFGRFGGKFVPETIIACLSQLEAEFKKAMADDAFQAELAEALRDYAGRETPLYHTKRLSEYYKSRNNGTGPDIYLKREDLNHGGSHKMNNALAQAMIAKRMGCKSVVTATGSGHHGLATAAACAKLALECTVFMAAKDIERQYSNVRLMKLLGAQVEAVDGGFRDAASDAFRCWVGDLENKYHLTGSAVGPHPCPSMVREFQSVIGKETRTQALEKWGGKPDVLVACVGTGSNALGLFHEFVDDEDVRLIGVEGGGLGLESGKHSSTLSKGEVGVYHGAISYLLQDQHGQIIHPHSIAAGMEYPGVGPELSFLKESGRAEFCSATDEEALDAYEKVCRLEGIFPSLEAAHALGILEKLAPTLCDGTKVVVNCSGRGDKDAAIVFNRRLLDPQ; via the exons ATGGCTTGTAAACTGCAAGGAACACTCATAAGGTGCCATTCCAGAAGTAGCAAGTTCATAGATCAGAAAGAGCGCGCTGCTTCTGTGGTGGCTCAAGCTCTCGTCACTCACCAAACTAAGCTCCCTCAGTTGAACGTTACCTACGTCCCCCCTCCAACACCCTCAATGGACAATAACCCTTTCCAAACTCCCCAGAAGAAGGAACTTCCCATTTCTACTTCGGGAAAGTTCGGTAGGTTTGGAGGCAAATTTGTACCTGAAACTATTATAGCCTGTTTGAGCCAGCTTGAAGCTGAGTTCAAAAAAGCCATGGCCGACGATGCTTTTCAG GCAGAGCTGGCGGAGGCGTTAAGAGACTATGCTGGCAGAGAGACACCTCTGTATCACACCAAACGATTGTCGGAGTATTATAAGAGCAGGAACAACGGGACAGGGCCTGATATATACTTAAAGAGGGAGGATCTCAACCACGGTGGCTCTCACAAGATGAACAACGCTCTTGCGCAAGCCATGATTGCTAAACGCATGGGATGCAAAAGCGTGGTCACCGCCACTGGCTCTGGACACCATGGCCTTGCAACGGCAGCAGCATGCGCAAAACTCGCTTTGGAGTGCACGGTTTTCATGGCAGCCAAAGACATCGAAAGACAGTATTCAAACGTGCGGTTGATGAAGCTGCTAGGAGCTCAG GTTGAAGCAGTTGATGGAGGGTTCAGAGATGCAGCATCGGATGCGTTTCGGTGTTGGGTGGGGGATTTGGAAAATAAATACCATTTGACGGGTTCGGCAGTGGGACCACACCCATGCCCGAGCATGGTTCGGGAGTTTCAGTCGGTGATAGGGAAAGAAACGAGGACGCAGGCGTTGGAAAAGTGGGGAGGGAAGCCAGATGTTCTGGTGGCTTGCGTGGGGACAGGGTCAAACGCTTTGGGTCTGTTTCATGAGTTTGTTGATGATGAAGATGTAAGGTTGATTGGAGTCGAAGGTGGGGGTTTGGGACTTGAGAGTGGCAAACATTCTTCAACGTTGAGCAAAGGAGAAGTGGGTGTCTACCATGGGGCCATCAGCTATTTACTACAGGACCAACATGGCCAAATTATCCATCCACATTCCATTGCCGCTGG GATGGAATATCCAGGAGTTGGTCCAGAGTTAAGCTTTCTTAAAGAAAGTGGGAGAGCTGAATTTTGTTCTGCAACTGACGAAGAAGCTCTTGATG CTTACGAAAAAGTATGCAGATTAGAGGGCATATTTCCATCCCTGGAGGCAGCACATGCATTGGGTATCTTAGAAAAATTGGCTCCCACACTCTGCGATGGTACTAAAGTGGTTGTGAACTGTAGTGGGCGTGGAGATAAGGATGCGGCTATAGTCTTCAATCGCAGACTCTTGGACCCACAATGA